The following are encoded together in the Mesoplodon densirostris isolate mMesDen1 chromosome 2, mMesDen1 primary haplotype, whole genome shotgun sequence genome:
- the FCRL4 gene encoding Fc receptor-like protein 4, with the protein MLLRTPEQTSMLLWASLLVLAAPVSGPLATVPKPMISLQPPWTTVFHGERVNLTCNGFHFYAPEKIRWYRWYSGKQHPSETPGNTLEVRDSGQYICQAPGSLPSNPVRLLFSTASFILQAPHSVFEGDELVLRCRKRAREKLTAVRYFWNRKVISVSNKSLDLLISQASLNNSGCYQCIGSLENKRVLRTSLTNIRIQELFPRPKLKVTDSQPTEGNSVNLSCKTQLPLERSDTRLHFVFFRDHGVILSNWSASPELQVTAIWREDSGSYWCGAMTSGIHKLSLPLQIDVQRIPVSGVFLETQPQGDQAVEGKMLLLVCSVAEGTGNTTFSWHRGDTRESLGQKSQRSQRAELEIPVIRESHAGGYYCTADNGYGLIQSEAVNVSVRSTPGIRRGLVAAGTTGGTFSVLLAVALLFYCWHQRKLGDGSLGDTTRRPLTLGPGVSFHPMCPDPVELQQLYGNVHPKERDLVYSEIQIIQPGEEGKGNTFRTSLEDQHASIVYSEVKTQLQDDSAGNVSSKDEDVMENYKGVLLM; encoded by the exons CTACTGTACCCAAACCCATGATTTCCCTCCAGCCTCCGTGGACCACTGTCTTCCATGGAGAGAGAGTGAATCTGACTTGCAATGGATTTCACTTCTATGCACCAGAGAAAATAAGATGGTACCGTTGGTACTCTGGGAAACAACATCCAAGTGAAACCCCAGGAAACACCCTCGAGGTTCGTGATTCTGGACAGTACATTTGCCAGGCCCCAGGCTCACTCCCGAGTAACCCTGTGCGCTTGCTCTTTTCTACAG CCTCCTTCATCCTCCAGGCCCCACATTCTGTGTTTGAAGGTGATGAGTTGGTTCTGAGATGCCGGAAAAGGGCGAGAGAGAAACTGACTGCTGTGAGGTACTTTTGGAATAGAAAAGTTATATCTGTTTCTAATAAAAGCTTGGATCTTCTGATATCACAAGCAAGTTTAAACAACAGTGGCTGTTACCAATGCATTGGATCCTTGGAAAATAAACGTGTATTGAGAACAAGTCTCACAAATATTCGAATTCAAG AGCTATTTCCACGTCCAAAGCTGAAAGTCACAGACTCCCAGCCTACAGAGGGGAATTCTGTAAACCTGAGCTGTAAAACACAGCTTCCTCTAGAGCGGTCAGACACTCGGCTTCACTTTGTCTTCTTCAGAGACCATGGGGTCATCCTCTCAAACTGGAGTGCATCCCCAGAACTCCAGGTCACAGCCATCTGGAGAGAAGACTCAGGATCATACTGGTGTGGGGCCATGACCAGCGGCATCCACAAACTCAGCCTCCCGCTTCAGATTGACGTGCAGA GGATCCCCGTGTCTGGAGTGTTCCTGGAGACCCAGCCCCAGGGGGACCAGGCGGTCGAAGGGAAGATGCTGCTCCTTGTCTGCTCTGTGGCTGAAGGCACGGGGAACACCACGTTCTCCTGGCACAGAGGGGACACGAGGGAGAGTCTGGGGCAGAAAAGTCAGCGTTCCCAGAGAGCAGAGCTGGAGATCCCTGTTATCAGGGAGAGCCACGCAGGGGGCTACTACTGCACAGCTGACAATGGCTATGGCCTCATCCAGAGCGAGGCGGTGAACGTCTCTGTGAGAA GCACCCCAGGGATAAGAAGAGGCCTTGTTGCAGCGGGAACCACTGGGGGGACATTCAGCGTTCTCCTGGCTGTGGCCCTGCTGTTTTACTGCTGGCACCAGAGGAAACTAG GAGATGGTTCTCTGGGAGACACAACCAG GAGACCCCTGACCCTAGGCCCAGGAGTGTCTTTCCATCCCATGTGTCCTGACCCAGTGGAGCTGCAGCAGTTGTATGGCAATG TGCACCCCAAAGAAAGAGACCTGGTATATTCTGAGATCCAGATTATTCAACCTGGGGAAGAAGGAAAAG GAAATACCTTCAGAACATCTCTAGAGGACCAG CATGCCTCAATTGTCTACTCTGAGGTGAAGACACAGCTCCAAGATGATTCAGCTGGAAATGTCAGCTCTAAAGATGAAGATGTCATGGAAAATTACAAGGGTGTCCTACTCATGTGA